The genomic segment GCAGGAATGTGTACCAGAGAGACTGCTCTGATGCATTAATGGTTTGAAGAAATGCTGCTCTGGGGTGCAGCTGTGTGCATCATCTCATGACCAGGCACAAAGACTTCATGGAACCCTCCAGAAGGGCAGGACGTGTTTCATCATGGCACAGCTCATGCAGACAAGGAttagggaaaagagagaaaaggtgtTTGAGAAATGAGTTAGCAATAGCTTCACTTTCTGCTGAAGGAAATACATGTGTAACCTCCCTGAACATGCTGGCCTCTGGGACATTTTTAGTACCAAAGCTGTCTTTACTATGATTAACTGTCTTTCACTCTGTGCCTTTGGGGCTACATGATAGTAAGATGCTTTTTCAGCTCTTGGGAATGTTACTGCTTTCAGCAGCCAGTTTTTGTCTCTTACATGGAAACTGTGTGATATGGGTGGTATGAGAATAACCCTGAAGAGAAGCCACAAATAGCTAAAACCTACTTCAGCTGCTTTCGGTGGCTTCCAAGAGCAAAGCAAAGAGAGCATTGCTGCAACCCAAATCCACCCAGCAATAGCCAAACTCTACCCATACAGCCAGACAAGGAGGTGCAAGGCAGCACTGCACTACAGTGCACATGGAGAACAGAGCAACCTGGACACAGAAAGCTCTCCAAGCCCTAGCCCTGAAAAGGCTGCTGAACAGGCTATCTGGTATGTTTTGATCTGTATTTTTGGTTTGCTATTAGTGATGACCTCATGTAATTCAATCTACATCTAATCTAATAAAATCCTAACATCACGGTATGCAGCCTGTTCTGTTTTGCTGGTCTTGTATGGGGTACAGATGCCCATTTAGCAATGATTTCTAGTCTCCCACGGTTATCTCAAATCACATAACAAGGCACCTCCTGCTGTGCCTATGCAGAGGTATTCAGGGTCAGGGCTGTTTGGCTGTGCCAGCCTCCCTGTAGCTGGTGGAGGCTTTGGTAATGTCAGCAGCATCCACAGTGTGCTATGGGATCCCGCTGCCTGCAAATTCAGCTGCTCCCTTCCAGCTGTATCCTTAATGCTACTCATTTATCACATATTTGCATAAAGACCAGCTACCAGTGGCTCAACAAAAAGAGACTGAGAAACCACCTGACACCCAAAGCGTTCATTCTGCAACATACCTTCAACCCAACAGTGTCAATAAAAATTACTCACATTATATTCAAACTCATTTGTCCAAAGCCTGAGGTTAGTGCCCTGTCTCACATGGGAAAGCTGGGGGccatcaaacacagagacagaaGCAACAAACTTAAATCAGCTGGTACTTAGAGTAATGCCTAGTACAGAGCAGTGCCCTGGAAATCTCTGCCATTCACTTCCTTCCACCTTTTTTACTTGGAGCTGGGACATAGGCATGTTTTGGGTGAGGCACATGAATGGTGGCATTACAAGGGTATTACACAAACTGATCACTCACTGGGCACACGCTGGCGCCCCGTTGACTTCTATCAGCCAGACTTTCAGCTCCTCATCCACCATGAAATCAAAGCCAAAGAGCTGGAAGCTCTGGTAGTGCAGATGCTTCGTGCTGATTGCAGGCTCTATACACATAAGGCAGCTTCTGtgaaaggaaaaccagaaaccCAAGATTAAAAGTTCTGTTGACagctttcttcttgtccttagACAGTCCCAAACTACAACCTATATTCAACACATGTCATAGTAACCAAGCCCCTGCAAGTGAGATCATTGAGCAACCATCAAAACCCAACGAGGACACCCCTGAGCTAACTCCCCAAAAAAGCTCTAGAGCAGCATCCACCCTCACTACCACACTAGGTGAACTGAAAAATACCATGTGCAATTAGAGCCTGGAGCAGAAGGCAGAGTCACAAAGGGCTGCACCAGGTCCCCAGTGAATTGTCACTTGCCTCCAAGTCCCTGAAGGATTTTATAACGTTTTTTTGTTGTAACAGCAATGGAGTACTTGCAAAGTAAAACCCACCATGAAGGATCACTCTACCAAGACCTGGATTCTCTGTGGCACTGAGATGTCCCTCCTGGCACATTCTGTTCCCAGGAGGTAGCTGGCTCTGTGTGGACTGAATAACGATCTATGCCAATGAGTTGTGCGGCTGCTAGCTGATAGTGGGGGAAGCAGTGAGCTCCTGCAGATCCGACTCCAGTTTCACTTCCCTTCTTACACTTTCTATTCTTTTATTATctattatatatataattttttttaagcttaacCTGTCCCAGCCTTGTCTTTCGATCTACCCTCTTCGCTTACCAACTGATGCCACGTCATCCTTCTCCATCTCTATTCATTGAACAATGGCACCGAGATCCTTATGGCTTTATCTTAAAATCATTTCTGGGTCTCAACCCCCTGATTCATGCAATTAAAACCCTtcccttgtcagtctgtctttctcCCGAGCTAGGTCCTTTCACACTCCCTGTCACTAAAGGGTTATGTTCCCCTATGCAACAGGCAGCTGGCTACCTTATTATGTGTTTGATTTGCAGTAAGATGCTGTTCTCAAGCGTTGTGTTCAGGGCATCCATCAGATACTGGTTGAACTCCTCAAAGAACATTTCATTCCCTTCCTCATACCGCCCATAATTTTTGGAATATTCCTTCTGAATGCAGTGATTGGTCAAGTGGCAGGTTTTGTCCTGGAAATTAGCACTGTTATATGGTTCAGAAGAGGTCCGCAGGACACCCTCTCTATAGAGGTAGATATTATATTGATGATCCACGAGAACCCAGCTCCTGGAGGGCGAGAGAACAAACTCTAGTATCagtgtcttaaaaaaaacaacaaaccagcatgaaaataaaacctggTATTATTACATGGGCAGAAAAGGTTACCTGATGTCAAACTTGCGATGCCCTGGCTCTAAAAGCAGAGGCTTCTCCAGGTATTTCTGAATCACATGCACTTGTCCCTGCTCATCGATGAAGTCCAGGAGCTCCGCAGCCTCTGAAGAAATTAGGATGCCCTCCCCTGGcacataaagagaaaaaaacaatagcTAGAGGATCCCCTTACCTTTGCTGGAGCTCTTTCAGGGCCCAAGTGGAGCATGGCATGTTTGCCCAACAAGCCACATGATACACTGTGGCACCGGGTGTTTGCTCAGTGACAGCGAATCTGTGGAAGGATCTTCCTGTTCCTATACCTGGGTATCCAGGGAGCAAACGCAAATGGGAACCAAGGGTGCTGAATGGCATGGTCTACCTGGGGCTGTCTGCAGTGGGGTGGCTATCTGGGTGCCATGGAACGCACAGTAGACAGGGACCTTGGCAAGCAGTGAGGCAGCTGCTTGGTTTGGcagattttgtttccttttctttggagTTTGGACAACAGGGGGGTTGGCAGTTCATTTGTGAGATTgctccctttttgttttttaacttgaGGAaggttggtggggttttttatccTAGACTCAGATTTCTCTCCCTGCCTGGCTTCTCTGACTGCCAGAGGCAgtcacacacactcacttgtgcagtgctgctctgctcactGAATTCAATTAAgtcattattaaaataattcctGAATCAGGAAGATAACTGTTTCAAAATGTTCATCCATATAGCCAGTGTTCTCCTCTGATGTGGCAGCTCTTTGTTAAAGAAGTTAGATGTGCCTTTCAAATACAGCCACATTTTAGCTGAAGCTGTCACAGCTCATTTCTTGCAAGAGTCCAGCTATGACATAAGCACTGTTGCAGAGCAATGAGGAGAGAATATATCCCTTCTGTCTGGGATCTGATGAAGGGATGGCATGGTGCCACATGAGGCTTAAACCTGTTTGGGTAAAATTATCTAACACTTCTCTGGCACTATGTCTGGACTTCAGGCATTTAGTTAACTTTTTGGACTATAGCTGATGACTTAAGTCTTAATTTTGTGCTGAGTTTTTCTGAGGATATATTGagtgagaagaaacaaaacactctTCAACGGGATATCAGGGGAAGAACAAAAGTTTGGAGCACAGATAGGGTTTGCCAGGATCATCCCATAGAAAATCCTCCTAGCTGTGCCTTCTGAAGGtcactggcagcacagccctacAGGTACTTTCACCGCTTCATGCTTTGCATGAAGCCACAGCTTCCCAGTCCTACTGACTCCCTACCCTTCCTTAGCATTCTTCACTGACATAGAGTTGTTTCATCAGAGTATCTTTTCTCACCCATGTTTAATGTGGGGGGCAAGATTTTTAGTCTCCTGATcacagcagagccaggcagacACAGTGGGGGCTGTGCActgggagaaggagggaaaCAACAGGTCTGTAAGCCTGTAAAGCCCCTTCAGTGGGAAGATCAGGAGGCACTTCTGCACTGGACAGATGGTGAATCAAGGGGGAGGGTTAGCTTAACTGTGAACTCAGCACCCGAGTGAGgcaaaaaagcagctttcccttctcttgaagaaaacatcaaaaccTCTAGCAACAGATGAGAATTCTCTCAACTTTTAAGTCAGGACATCCTACatgtttaattttccttttactaATGGATGACCAAGCTTTGACTAGACCTAGCCTGAGTCAGAGGCTGTGCCTGAGCTGGATCTGTTTCATCAGTTAACATCGACAACCCTTCTTCTTTATCAGAAGTAATCCCCAGACACTTAGGACTTCCCTCTAGAAGATTGACATGAGGCTCTGCATTCCACGTTAATTCCCAGCTTGAGTTCTGCAGCACAGATGAATATGAAAGGCTACTCTGCTTTAACGCAGAAAAGATGGGATCACACTTGAATAAAGTACATGGAGCGTTTAAACTTCCCCATCCTGCAGTGAACCACAGCCTTTCCAATTGCCCAGACTGATTCTTTGCCAGGCAGTTACACCACAAAGGCACATCCTCACTGGCATAATGAAAGGATTCTCCTCATCCTTACAAAAATAAGCAtattcttctgctgcttcttggtAACACAGCCAAGACAGCAGAACACTGAAGGAAGCCAGCATGAAGGACAGTTTTACCATGCAGCAACCTCTGGCTTTCACACTTtctggtaattttttttaagactgcATCAAAAGAGGCTCTGCAAATATGAGTAATACATGTGGGCTTGTTCCCTTTGAAATGATCAGGTCCTTACTcaggctgggctctgctgccttgGGTCTGCACACATGGCAAGGCACATTTTCATAAAGCTGTTCTGGTAACGTGCCCGTGCTACTGCCACAACTGACACACAGCACCCTATCTGTAGCTGTATCCAGCCATCCTGCCCAATCGCTCATTATTTCTGTAGGGTGAGCAATGCAATGACCCTGGAACAAGGAAGGACACAGTATTGCTTTGCTCTGGTACTTTCCCCCGAGGCTTGGGTGGCATTTCGATGCACTCAGCTTGTGGCTGCTCGGCCAGCCCCCTGGTGTGACCATGGGTAGGACACTGGCACCAGGCATCTGGATTCAGTTCAAACGCAAGCAGTGGTATTTTTGCCCAGCTAACACCAAGTTTTGCTGCAGCATGGAGACCTGGGTTCCTTGTCCTTGCTGctgtcctgcctgctgccctccTCCCCACATCCTGTTCTGCTCCCTGTTATTTCATGCACTCAAAATTCCCCTTGCCTGCCTTGTCCCTGCAGCAAACCTTCCTGTATTTTAAGGTGCACAAGTAGAAAAGTTGGGGTCCTTTCATTGCCATCTATGTCCCAGGCAGCACACACATGTTACAGTGATTGTCAGGAGCCTCGTGCCACCAAGCAGACAAAAGACAGCCCTACACTGGCTCAACTGGTACAGAGATGGTTGGTGAAGCCCCTTCCTAGACAGGTTAGATATTAGCTGTGCTCAGTCAAATCCCAGGACTACCACTCAAGTAAAGAGTAAGGAACAATGAGGATGTGGCTGCTTTTTGCTGAAGAACACCTTTGGCACCAGCTGAGGACTTGGCGATCCACACGTTGCCTTCTTTGCCCTCCCGCCGCCTATTGTAAGCTGCCAAGAAGACCTCCCGCTCGTCTGTCCTGCTGTTGTTTATGAGATGGCGAATTCCATTCTGTGCTGGAGCCACAGGGGTCTTCAGGTTTGTTGGGTAAATCACATAGGACTCAGGGAACCATGTGCAGGACTCCGATAGCTCAGGGCTTGTCTTGATGAGCCTGGGTGAAGAGAGACAGGCTGTTAATCTTCAGAGTATCCCTCATCTGCACGGACATTATTTAGTAAGTAAACATCACCCTCAACTGGGCTCTTTGGCTTGGTGATGAACAGCAGCTTACAGATAGCCTGTGCTAAATTATTATCTTTTCCTTAGACCCTTGAAATCACGGTGCTCCTAAAGATATCATGGCAAAGCCAACTTGCAGCCAAGCTCTTTGAACCAGACCTGCATGCTTTCCAATAAACAGTTTGTAGATACTACGGGTATCATGAAATCATCAGTAAGGAAGTTTCCACATAACTAGATGTTGCAGTGCATTCCCTGCATCATCTCTGCacaagggagctgagaaggtgTGTTTGCTTAACATGaacagggcaggaaggatgtTGAGATCGCCAACAGGCAAAAGGAAAGCCAGAGCAGTGACATTGTCTATGCTGGGTCTTAGCTCTTGAACCCACCTCCACTGAGATCTGATCAGGTGTCTCAGCTGGGGATGAAGACCACTGGGAATGCATTAAAAGCAAGGACATAGCTACATGTTTCATGGCCCAACACATCTGGGATCTCCCTTGCACCGTGCAGTCTCTGATCTCTCTGGTGCACCTCTCTTACCAGTAACGTCTACAGGTACCAGCAAACTCCTCTTAGTGGAGCCCAGACCTGTTTCCTGCCTCCCTCTAGATGCTCATTCCACGCTTTGCTTAAGGCCAAAAGCAGAGCTCATGACTTGCTGACTCTCTGTGCATTTGTGCCTCTCTGCTGAAACGGCAGTTGGGCAGTGACACCCTGAGAGCCCTGAGGAATGACATTTGTGGTCCTTTGGGTTCACAAGTAGCTTGATGTGAGGTTGACCCCACAGTTAGAAAGGTCAGTCAGGCTTCAGAAGAGAGGCAGGCGTGCACCTTCAGCACTGCCTCCAGATCAGGGGCCACAAAGAAATCCAGTCAGAGAGCATTGTGAGTGCTTCTTTAAAATGTACTCTGCTAGTTCCTAACAGCACCACTGTAAAGAAAGCAATTGGGACCAGGTTCTttgcaggggaaggagaagctTTGGATGAGCACACAGAGTTTGCAGGTCTGCATCAGCAAGAGGCAGCACAGACACTAACGTGGAATCAGAAGCCTGAAGGAGACCCAAGAGCTCTGATACGAAGATACCCTAATGGCTTCAGAGTTTGCACAGGGACAAGGGTTATCTACAATGAAAGCTCATCCACATTTCCCTAGGAGACCCTGGCATGGCTGGTCACGCAGAAATAACTCCCAGAGCTCTTCCTGGAGACGTCTCCAAGCATTTGTTTGACCAGCAAATCTGATTAGCTAAAGGCATATTAGTGTCTCATCTCTGTATGAAACAGAGAATAAAAGGGGGAggttttaattaaatgtttacaaggaaaaagagcagatgtggggttttttcttttgatttagCTCTAATCTGATTCAATACAGTCTATAGTTTCAAGCAGATGTAATTCAGTGGAAATGGCATTTCCCCTGAAGTTACAAAGAGGTCTTTGTGCACAAAAATAACTCTAAGAGATGAGGCACAGGAGTCTGAAGACAGCACATGCTAAGACACTTCCAGCTGCTCTGTGAAATACCCTCTGAACAGGTTCGACATGTGACAAAGGTTAGAAGAAAGATCTCTACCAATCCCATGTAACATTTCAGTGGATTTCTTACTTCACCAGAGATGCTTTGCGGCACAGCTTGTCTGCTCCCCTGTAGTAATTCACCAGCTGCATGAGTCCAGGTTCGTGGCCTAAACAGGGAGAACAGAGGTCAGACAAACTTCTCAGttactgaaggaaaaacatGGTGAAAAGGACTTGTGAAATAGGGAAGATAAAAGAGGGCATTTCCTTGCCCTGCATCAAAGAAACAGGCTTTAAGCTGGTACTGGCTCCTGtggtttctttccttcagttatGAAAAACCATGCTTTTACCCAAGTCTGTTTTGAACCTGTCACTTTCATTTTACCAAGGAAATTAATCACTTCCTAATCTGCAGTGGGAACAGGCAGCACTACCCAAAAATGTTCTCCATTTGCTCACGGCAGTTTTTAAAAGCCAAGATTGCAGTCACTCTTCAATGCAGTAGGAGGATGCAGGGAAGCACACCATGATACAAAGACCACAGTTTAGGAAACGGCCTTCTTTGTCACGTTCACCAGGATTCCCTGTCAGACCTGATACCACAAAACACTGGCAAACGTTAAAAGATGGTGAATATTGCTTCCCTCTGGCAGTCTGCAGCAAGCACCCTTGGATAGCTAGAGTGGGAAAgttgggggcgggggggtctcTGTTCCAACCTTTTGTTCAGTCAAAATTTGAGTAGCTCTAAGAATGAAGATCCTACTGCTTCTACGGGTTCTCGTCTCAGTGCTTGACTGCTGTACTGTGTCTCCCTTTCTATTTTGACAGCCCCTGCTGGAAATCACTCCAGAGTGTTTGCCCTTCTTGTACTGAAAAGTTCCAAAGCTGTCTCAGTATCCAGCTGTGGCCCCACAAGCGCCAAAAAGATGGGTATCTCCTTACCAATACTGGACTTCACACCACAGCCTGCTTTCCTTATCTTCTCACACTACACAAGCACTTGTGCTCAGCTGGAAGCTCTCAGGGGGGACAGGAAGGCAGTTGTCCAAAGGGTAACACAAATTTGGGCAACACCATGCAGCCAGTGCAGCCAAACATGGACGTGCAAGAGACAAGTGATGCCTGGGGCAATTCTTGGCTCACTGGTGACAAGAAGTGAGAGGAGTATCAATGGGAAAACATGATGGAaaagtgttttgctttgatATGACCTAGGATCAGGGCAATCCCCCAATCATAGCAGTTACTTTCATCTTTCACACCCTCTTTTCCAAAAAGCATGCTCGTGGGAGTGATTTAGATCCCGGAAAAGGATTCTGAGTTTTAGGTATCCTCCTTGGGGTCTGCCTAGCAAAAAAGGCCTGGAGCAAACACTATTCTAAAGACCAGGCAGCTGGGAGATTGGAGAGTGAATGTCTGTTTCaatcccaaagccatggccCCGACCTCACTATTTTATCCACAAGTCTTTAAATACAAGATAGCTCAAAAACTATCTTCCAGAAAAGATCTGGAACTTGCAGGCACTATGGtatgcagccagcactgccaggcacTCATTTACTAAAGATAAAGGtcaaatttccttctgtttccagTTTATTGGTTTTGCTGGGTTCCTGAAGAAATCAATGTCCAGAAGGAGATCCCACCACTCTGGGTGGGCTTTGCCCCAGAGTGGTCAATCCTCCCTGTCACCAGTGATGAAGAAATGGGGCTGGTGAAAAGAGGAGGATGGAAGTGGCTGAAACCTGCTTTGAAGCCACTGCTGCGGGACAGGGGAGGCACAGTCGCCTTGGCTTCCTCAGCATCTCCATGGACTCTGGGGGTCAGCAAGCAGGGACCACAAGATGGGAAGGGAAACAGGTTCTCAGGCACATTGTGAGGTATGTGCCATGCACTTCGCAGGGTTACAAAGCTGCCAAAGCCCCAAGAAAACCAATGATAATCCCTTAGTCCAGCATCCTCTGCagtctcttcctcctttccctcccattAGTGCAAACAGAAACCCCTGCAGCTGGACAAAAGCAGCAGTGCATGCAGAGAGCCCCTTCTACCACTCTCCAAAGTCAAGTAATCTCAGTAACAAAAATCCCTACAGTTCCCTGATTTAATGTCTGCTTCCACAGAGTAGAATCTTtaggaaaaccaaaccaagccaGCTTTGATGCAACAGTTGCTCAGGAGAACAGCTTTACAAAGATGGACCAGAGAAGATACAGCTTTTTGGAAGATGTACCAAAATAACCACATTATTTTTGGTCTGAATCTACTGATTTCAGGCAACCAGCTCCTGCTATCGGAGG from the Colius striatus isolate bColStr4 chromosome 2, bColStr4.1.hap1, whole genome shotgun sequence genome contains:
- the TTL gene encoding tubulin--tyrosine ligase gives rise to the protein MYTFVVRDEGSSVYAEVSRLLLASGQWRRLRRDNPRFNLMLGERNRLPFGRLGHEPGLMQLVNYYRGADKLCRKASLVKLIKTSPELSESCTWFPESYVIYPTNLKTPVAPAQNGIRHLINNSRTDEREVFLAAYNRRREGKEGNVWIAKSSAGAKGEGILISSEAAELLDFIDEQGQVHVIQKYLEKPLLLEPGHRKFDIRSWVLVDHQYNIYLYREGVLRTSSEPYNSANFQDKTCHLTNHCIQKEYSKNYGRYEEGNEMFFEEFNQYLMDALNTTLENSILLQIKHIIRSCLMCIEPAISTKHLHYQSFQLFGFDFMVDEELKVWLIEVNGAPACAQKLYAELCQGIVDVAISSVFPLSDTGQKTSQPSSIFIKL